The following are from one region of the Syngnathus acus chromosome 19, fSynAcu1.2, whole genome shotgun sequence genome:
- the shisa8b gene encoding protein shisa-9, whose protein sequence is MAAVLRPSCHFFFFFYLSSLITQPAVTQDPSVSTATVPQDNPLVGPSTLVNKTTPTYAETTQNPLQDSGPSTPSSGGDADDEDGPPVGGTRCQGYYDVMGQWDPPFNCNAGVFLYCCGTCFYRFCCQFRQQRLDQRICSNYDTPIWANTGKPVATVTEGQEDQERDRTHLIVYIICGVVAIMVLVGIFTKLGLEKSRGATAATHTDLNSRALTDLLKQQGEEEVSPAENAVTTSPSGGRANGVSSRMKRSRSEQYHLNNSAHGPLGQGIPHSHSNHGTVGLNKYTSLKAVADSASHSYYKSFPVMDFAQYRAPAFQPLPMQPKEKSYIHQHLPSQSNLHALSISIPSSHLEYSHLPKTTTHPLLSSSAFQAWEPVGRHVQRQSSAPGSGPTHASHWRHAYSTRRQQSIENMPDLFSQPCGGIRGAGHGMHFHMQHPSQASYHQHTRQKNYSTHSSTEVTV, encoded by the exons ATGGCCGCAGTCCTTCGTCCCTCCtgccattttttcttcttcttttaccTCTCCTCCCTAATTACCCAGCCAGCCGTCACTCAAGATCCATCTGTCTCCACGGCGACGGTTCCCCAAGACAACCCTTTGGTCGGCCCGTCCACGTTGGTCAACAAGACAACTCCCACCTATGCGGAGACCACCCAAAACCCCCTCCAAGACTCCGGGCCGTCCACTCCCTCAAGCGGGGGTGATGCGGACGACGAGGACGGCCCGCCTGTCGGAGGGACGCGTTGCCAGGGTTACTACGATGTGATGGGCCAGTGGGACCCGCCGTTCAACTGTAACGCCGGTGTCTTTCTGTACTGCTGCGGTACCTGCTTCTATCGCTTCTGCTGCCAGTTCCGCCAGCAGCGGCTGGACCAACGCATCTGCTCCAACTACGACACGCCCATCTGGGCCAACACCGGCAAGCCCGTGGCCACCGTCACCGAGGGCCAGGAGGACCAGGAGCGGGATCGAACGCACCTCATCGTCTACATCATCTGCGGCGTGGTAGCCATCATGGTCCTGGTGGGCATTTTCACCAAATTGGGCTTGGAGAAAAGTCGCGGGGCAACTGCCGCCACACACACTGACCTCAACTCCAG GGCACTCACTGACCTACTGAAGCAACAGGGAGAAGAAGAGGTGAGCCCAGCGGAGAACGCCGTAACCACTTCGCCCAGCGGAGGGAGAGCCAACGGCGTGTCGTCCAGGATGAAGCGCAGCAGGAGCG AGCAGTACCATCTAAATAACTCAGCTCATGGCCCATTAGGACAAGGCATTCCTCACTCTCACAGCAATCATGGCACAGTGGGACTCAACAAGTACACTTCCCTCAAAGCCGTGG CGGACAGTGCATCTCACAGCTACTATAAGAGCTTCCCAGTCATGGACTTTGCCCAATACCGAGCGCCCGCCTTTCAGCCGTTACCAATGCAGCCCAAAGAGAAGTCATACATCCACCAGCATCTTCCATCGCAATCCAACCTCCACGCTCTTTCCATCTCCATCCCCTCCAGCCATCTGGAGTACTCCCACCTCCCAAAGACCACCACGCACCCGTTGTTGTCCAGCTCGGCTTTTCAAGCCTGGGAACCGGTCGGGCGCCACGTCCAAAGGCAGAGCTCGGCCCCGGGCTCCGGGCCCACGCACGCCTCTCACTGGAGACACGCCTACTCCACCCGTCGGCAACAGAGCATTGAGAACATGCCGGATCTTTTTAGCCAGCCCTGTGGCGGGATCCGTGGAGCAGGACATGGGATGCATTTCCATATGCAACACCCTTCTCAAGCATCCTATCACCAACACACCAGGCAAAAGAATTACTCCACACACAGTTCGACTGAAGTCACAGTCTGA